One window of the Actinomyces procaprae genome contains the following:
- a CDS encoding MarC family protein: MLANVFDLTLFATALTTILVIQDPLGAIPIFLSLTSRQTDAERTRSARQATLVSFAVILAFAIFGRYILRFLGITVPALQISGGLLLLLVALELLTDKADEHPDPDAVATNAALVPLGTPLLAGPGAIVATMVAVDSASGPVIGWVSVTAAIVVTHLVIWVALRFSVGLHRLLGESAIQVLTRIFGLLLAAIAVQMIADGVLAYVDTVMGA; the protein is encoded by the coding sequence ATGCTCGCCAACGTCTTCGACCTCACGCTCTTCGCCACCGCGCTCACCACGATCCTGGTGATCCAGGATCCGCTGGGCGCCATCCCCATCTTCCTGTCACTGACCAGCCGGCAGACCGACGCCGAACGCACCCGTTCCGCCCGGCAGGCCACCCTGGTGTCCTTCGCGGTGATCCTCGCCTTCGCGATCTTCGGCCGCTACATCCTCCGCTTCCTGGGCATCACCGTGCCGGCGCTGCAGATCTCCGGCGGGCTGCTGCTCCTGCTGGTGGCGCTTGAACTGCTCACCGACAAGGCGGACGAGCATCCGGACCCGGATGCGGTGGCCACCAACGCCGCCCTCGTCCCCCTGGGCACGCCGCTGCTGGCCGGACCGGGGGCGATTGTCGCCACCATGGTGGCGGTGGACTCGGCGTCGGGACCCGTGATCGGCTGGGTGAGCGTGACCGCCGCGATCGTGGTGACACATCTGGTCATCTGGGTGGCCCTGCGGTTCTCCGTCGGCCTGCACCGGCTGCTGGGGGAGTCGGCGATTCAGGTGCTGACCCGCATTTTCGGGCTGCTGCTGGCAGCCATCGCGGTGCAGATGATCGCCGACGGCGTGCTCGCCTACGTGGACACGGTCATGGGCGCCTGA
- a CDS encoding PHP domain-containing protein, whose amino-acid sequence MRIDPHTHSAYSDGTDSPAELMAQAARAGLDVVGLTDHDTTDGWAEAAAAVPEAGVSLLRGAEISCSADGVALHLLAYLFDPEYAPLAQALAHARHSRANRTRLMVERLAADYPISWEDVLTQAADATTIGRPHIADALVAAGAFPDRSAAFAGPLATSSPYYVHYWALDPVEACRLVRAAGGVPVAAHPRAASRQRRLVPDKTFARMAEAGLAALEVDHRDHTPAQREQARALAQELGLGASGASDYHGAGKPNRLGENLMAPTLLERIVAEGALPLVVP is encoded by the coding sequence GTGCGCATCGACCCCCACACCCACTCCGCCTACTCGGATGGCACGGACAGCCCCGCCGAGCTGATGGCGCAGGCGGCCCGGGCCGGGCTCGACGTCGTCGGCCTGACCGATCACGACACCACTGACGGCTGGGCGGAGGCGGCCGCCGCGGTGCCGGAGGCGGGAGTGAGCCTGCTGCGCGGTGCAGAGATCTCCTGTTCCGCGGACGGCGTCGCCCTGCACCTGCTGGCCTACCTGTTCGACCCGGAATACGCCCCGCTGGCGCAGGCACTGGCCCACGCCCGCCACTCGCGGGCAAACCGCACCCGGCTCATGGTCGAGCGCCTGGCGGCCGACTACCCCATCAGCTGGGAGGACGTGCTCACCCAGGCCGCAGATGCCACCACGATCGGCCGCCCGCATATCGCGGACGCGCTCGTGGCAGCGGGGGCCTTTCCCGATCGCTCCGCCGCCTTCGCCGGTCCGCTGGCCACCTCCAGCCCCTACTACGTCCACTACTGGGCCCTGGACCCGGTGGAGGCCTGCCGACTCGTGCGCGCGGCCGGGGGGGTGCCGGTGGCCGCTCACCCGCGTGCCGCGAGCCGACAGCGGCGCCTGGTGCCCGATAAGACCTTCGCCCGGATGGCCGAGGCCGGCCTGGCGGCGCTCGAGGTCGACCATCGTGATCACACCCCCGCTCAGCGGGAGCAGGCCCGCGCCCTGGCTCAGGAACTCGGTCTCGGCGCATCCGGGGCCTCCGACTACCACGGCGCCGGCAAGCCCAACCGGCTGGGCGAGAACCTGATGGCGCCGACGCTACTCGAGCGGATCGTCGCCGAGGGCGCGCTCCCGCTGGTCGTGCCCTGA